In Apilactobacillus bombintestini, one genomic interval encodes:
- the gyrB gene encoding DNA topoisomerase (ATP-hydrolyzing) subunit B, with product MTDNEKAEQRRKTDEYNASQIQVLEGLEAVRKRPGMYIGSTSVQGLHHLVWEIIDNGIDEALAGFADTIHVTVEKDNSITITDNGRGIPTDIQKKTGKPALETVFTILHAGGKFGGGGYKVSGGLHGVGASVVNALSKELDVTVTRDGKKYYMDFERGHVVTKMKFIGDDDPDNHGTKVHFLPDPDIFTETTVYNIKTLTGRIRELAFLNKGLRISLEDKRPEEPTYEEFLYEGGIKHYVEFIDKDKTPLFNEPIYVEGMENGISVEVALQYTDDYHSELRTFTNNIHTIEGGTHEEGFKRALTRVINDYARKNNLLKEKDDNLTGPDVREGLTAVISVKHPDPQFEGQTKTKLGNSDARTATDHIFSEHFTKFLLENPTLGKQIVDKGSLASRVRAAAKRAREVTRKKSGLEISNLPGKLANNTSKDPEISELFIVEGDSAGGSAKQGRSRLTQAILPIRGKILNVQKATMDKILANDEIRSMFTAMGTGFGSDFDINKVNYHKLIIMTDADVDGAHIQTLLLTLIYNYMRPLLDAGYVYIAQPPLYRLQQGKMIRYIANDEELDKWKAELPASPKPSISRYKGLGEMDAEQLWDTTMNPDNRRLQRVEAKDAENASEIFEMLMGNKVAPRRKFIEENATFVENLDI from the coding sequence TTGACTGATAACGAAAAAGCAGAACAAAGAAGAAAAACTGACGAGTATAACGCCAGTCAAATTCAAGTTCTAGAAGGTCTAGAAGCGGTACGTAAACGTCCAGGGATGTATATCGGTTCCACTAGTGTTCAAGGTCTTCACCATTTAGTATGGGAAATTATTGATAACGGAATTGATGAAGCCTTGGCTGGTTTCGCGGACACTATTCACGTAACAGTAGAAAAAGATAACAGTATTACTATTACCGATAATGGTCGTGGTATTCCAACTGATATCCAAAAGAAAACTGGTAAGCCAGCGCTAGAAACTGTATTTACCATCTTGCACGCCGGAGGAAAATTCGGTGGCGGCGGATACAAAGTTTCTGGTGGACTACACGGGGTAGGTGCCTCAGTAGTTAATGCTTTATCCAAGGAACTAGATGTTACGGTTACTCGTGACGGTAAAAAGTACTACATGGATTTTGAACGTGGTCACGTAGTTACCAAGATGAAATTTATCGGCGACGATGATCCTGATAACCACGGAACTAAGGTTCACTTCCTTCCTGATCCAGACATTTTTACCGAAACTACGGTATACAACATCAAGACTTTAACTGGTAGAATTCGTGAATTAGCTTTCTTAAACAAGGGACTACGTATCTCACTAGAAGACAAACGTCCTGAAGAACCTACTTATGAAGAATTCTTATATGAAGGTGGAATCAAGCACTACGTTGAATTTATCGACAAAGACAAGACTCCACTATTCAATGAACCTATCTACGTAGAAGGCATGGAAAACGGAATTTCCGTTGAAGTGGCCCTTCAATATACCGATGATTACCACAGTGAATTAAGAACCTTTACTAACAACATTCACACTATCGAAGGTGGTACTCACGAAGAAGGTTTCAAACGTGCTTTAACTCGTGTAATTAACGATTACGCACGTAAGAACAACTTACTTAAAGAAAAAGATGACAACTTAACTGGTCCCGATGTTCGTGAAGGTTTAACTGCTGTTATCAGTGTTAAGCACCCGGACCCACAATTTGAAGGACAAACTAAGACTAAGTTAGGTAACTCCGATGCCAGAACTGCTACCGATCACATTTTCTCAGAACACTTTACTAAGTTCTTGTTAGAAAACCCTACTTTAGGAAAACAAATTGTAGATAAAGGTTCTCTAGCATCCCGTGTTCGTGCCGCAGCTAAGCGTGCTCGTGAAGTTACTAGAAAGAAATCTGGACTAGAAATTAGTAATTTACCTGGTAAGTTAGCTAATAACACTAGTAAAGACCCTGAAATTTCCGAATTATTCATCGTCGAAGGGGACTCCGCGGGTGGATCTGCTAAGCAAGGTCGTTCCCGTTTGACCCAAGCTATTTTACCTATTAGAGGTAAGATTTTGAACGTGCAAAAAGCTACTATGGACAAAATCCTAGCTAACGATGAAATTCGTTCTATGTTTACTGCCATGGGAACTGGATTCGGTTCAGATTTCGATATTAACAAGGTTAACTACCATAAATTAATCATTATGACCGATGCCGATGTCGACGGTGCTCATATTCAAACCTTGTTGCTAACTTTGATTTACAACTACATGCGTCCATTACTAGATGCTGGATATGTATATATCGCTCAACCACCTTTGTATCGTCTACAACAAGGTAAGATGATTCGCTACATTGCTAACGACGAAGAATTAGACAAGTGGAAAGCTGAGTTGCCAGCATCCCCTAAACCAAGCATTTCTCGTTACAAAGGTCTTGGTGAAATGGATGCCGAACAACTTTGGGATACTACTATGAACCCAGACAACCGTCGTTTACAACGTGTGGAAGCTAAAGATGCAGAAAATGCCTCAGAAATTTTCGAAATGTTAATGGGTAACAAAGTAGCTCCTCGTCGTAAATTTATCGAAGAAAACGCTACTTTCGTAGAAAACTTGGATATTTAA
- the recF gene encoding DNA replication/repair protein RecF (All proteins in this family for which functions are known are DNA-binding proteins that assist the filamentation of RecA onto DNA for the initiation of recombination or recombinational repair.), which produces MKLRELKLRNFRNYSDAEVAFSPSINVLLGNNAQGKTNMLEAVYVLALTKSHRTNNNRDLINWQADAAQMYGTVQKDLGDTQLEIDLGKKGKRAKVNHLEQAKLSSYVGELNVILFAPEDLSIVKGSPSVRRRFMDMEFGQMSNQYLYNTSQYRKILKQRNNYLKQLQLKEATDELYLDVLSDQLAAYGAKIIAQRLELLQKLQGWAAQVHTEISQGKEKLKLKYVCALKKKQQTQVEDIYNGLKELFSQNKQKEIRQGNTLYGPHRDDLQFVINGKDVSTFGSQGQQRTSALSIKLAEIDLMKEETNEYPILLLDDVLSELDDSRQTHLLKSIQDKVQTFLTTTSLSGVARDLISNPKVFHIDNGHVTAEE; this is translated from the coding sequence ATGAAATTAAGAGAACTTAAATTACGTAATTTTCGTAATTATAGCGATGCAGAGGTTGCCTTTTCACCTTCCATCAATGTTTTGTTGGGAAACAATGCACAGGGTAAGACCAATATGTTAGAAGCCGTATACGTCTTGGCATTAACCAAAAGTCACCGTACTAATAACAATCGTGATTTGATTAATTGGCAAGCGGATGCTGCACAAATGTATGGCACGGTGCAAAAAGATTTAGGGGATACCCAATTAGAAATTGATTTGGGTAAAAAAGGAAAACGCGCAAAAGTTAATCATCTAGAACAAGCCAAATTATCTTCTTACGTGGGTGAATTAAACGTAATTTTATTCGCGCCGGAAGATTTATCTATTGTAAAGGGCTCGCCTAGTGTTAGACGTCGTTTCATGGATATGGAATTTGGTCAGATGAGTAACCAATATTTGTATAACACCTCGCAGTACCGAAAAATTTTAAAGCAACGCAATAATTACTTAAAACAACTGCAGTTAAAAGAGGCTACTGATGAGTTGTATTTGGACGTTCTATCTGATCAATTGGCAGCTTATGGTGCCAAAATTATTGCGCAACGTTTAGAACTATTGCAGAAATTACAAGGTTGGGCTGCCCAAGTTCATACCGAAATTTCGCAAGGTAAAGAAAAATTAAAATTAAAATATGTATGCGCGTTAAAGAAAAAGCAACAGACCCAAGTGGAAGACATTTATAACGGGTTAAAAGAATTATTTTCGCAAAATAAGCAAAAAGAAATTCGTCAGGGTAACACGTTATATGGTCCCCACAGGGATGATTTGCAATTCGTAATCAATGGCAAAGACGTTTCTACATTTGGCTCACAAGGCCAACAAAGAACTTCAGCGCTATCGATTAAATTAGCGGAAATTGATTTGATGAAAGAAGAAACTAACGAGTATCCAATTTTACTCTTAGATGACGTGTTATCGGAATTAGACGATAGTCGTCAAACGCATTTATTAAAATCAATTCAAGACAAGGTACAAACGTTTTTAACGACTACTAGTCTAAGTGGGGTGGCTCGTGATTTGATATCGAATCCGAAAGTATTTCATATCGATAACGGCCACGTTACTGCAGAAGAATAG
- the yaaA gene encoding S4 domain-containing protein YaaA, producing the protein MKKNVFIDTEYITLGQLLKEEDVVASGGQAKWYLKDHVVKLNGEPENRRGKKLYDGDNVEVIDVGLFFIRKK; encoded by the coding sequence TTGAAAAAGAATGTTTTCATCGATACCGAATATATAACTTTAGGCCAATTGTTAAAGGAAGAAGATGTAGTTGCTTCCGGTGGCCAAGCCAAATGGTATTTAAAAGATCATGTGGTTAAACTCAACGGTGAACCCGAAAATCGTCGTGGTAAGAAACTATACGATGGCGATAACGTGGAAGTAATCGATGTGGGTTTGTTTTTTATTCGTAAAAAGTAG
- a CDS encoding M24 family metallopeptidase produces MTKIKSIQDWTYNNGLDFTYLSDPKTIQYLTGFYSDPVERVLALIIFPDKDPFMFAPALEVEAIKDTGFPYDVYGYLDHEDPWQKIAAHIQQRVANPKAAGLEKNSLTVARLDNLHAVLPEVSFQADITDFLNTMRLIKTDDEIEKLKLAGKEADFAFEKGFAALKAGKSEKSVVAELEYALKKQGVMEMSFDTLVQAGAHAAEPHGATSDNLVKNNELVLFDLGTVHDGYISDASRTVAMGKLSDKQKEIYDVCLQAQLAAMDYVKPGVTAESVDKVARDIIDKAGYGKYFIHRLGHGMGMSEHEFPSIMEGNKMELKPGMCFSIEPGIYVPGFAGVRIEDCVHVTEDGCEPFTHTSKELKYID; encoded by the coding sequence ATGACGAAGATTAAATCGATTCAAGATTGGACTTATAATAATGGCTTGGATTTTACATACTTAAGTGATCCTAAAACCATTCAATACCTAACTGGATTTTATAGTGACCCAGTAGAAAGAGTGTTGGCTTTAATTATTTTTCCAGATAAGGACCCCTTTATGTTCGCTCCAGCGCTAGAAGTGGAAGCTATTAAAGATACTGGTTTCCCTTACGATGTATATGGATATTTAGATCATGAAGATCCTTGGCAAAAGATTGCAGCACATATCCAACAGAGAGTGGCTAATCCTAAAGCTGCTGGATTAGAAAAGAATAGTCTAACGGTAGCTCGTTTGGATAATTTACACGCTGTGTTACCAGAAGTTAGTTTCCAAGCAGATATTACTGACTTTTTAAACACAATGCGTTTGATTAAAACTGATGACGAAATTGAAAAACTAAAACTAGCTGGTAAAGAAGCTGATTTTGCATTTGAAAAGGGCTTTGCTGCGTTAAAAGCAGGTAAATCCGAAAAATCAGTTGTAGCTGAACTAGAATACGCTTTAAAGAAGCAAGGCGTTATGGAAATGAGTTTCGATACTTTAGTACAAGCCGGAGCTCATGCTGCCGAACCTCATGGTGCAACTAGTGATAATTTAGTTAAAAACAATGAATTAGTATTATTTGATCTAGGAACTGTACATGACGGATACATTTCCGATGCTTCTCGTACCGTAGCTATGGGTAAGTTAAGTGATAAACAAAAAGAAATTTATGATGTATGTCTACAAGCTCAATTAGCTGCGATGGATTATGTAAAACCTGGTGTAACTGCTGAATCAGTAGATAAGGTTGCTCGAGACATTATCGACAAAGCAGGTTACGGAAAATACTTCATTCACCGTTTAGGCCATGGCATGGGGATGTCTGAACATGAATTCCCATCTATCATGGAAGGCAACAAGATGGAATTGAAACCTGGTATGTGTTTCTCCATTGAACCTGGTATTTATGTACCTGGTTTTGCGGGAGTTCGTATTGAAGATTGTGTTCACGTTACCGAAGATGGTTGTGAACCATTTACTCATACTTCCAAAGAATTAAAATACATTGACTAA